From a region of the Mucilaginibacter auburnensis genome:
- a CDS encoding molybdenum cofactor biosynthesis protein MoaE, producing the protein MNIDIKISSHALDIQHCTNWVMSPDCGGIDVFIGTVRNATKGKTVVRLEFEAYEVMALTEMEKIAEQAFDKWPVQKILIHHRTGVLQVGEVPVIIAVAAAHRGAAFDACRYIIDTLKETVPIWKKEFFEDGAVWVAAHP; encoded by the coding sequence ATGAATATTGATATAAAAATATCGTCCCATGCTTTAGATATACAGCACTGTACCAATTGGGTTATGTCGCCAGATTGCGGTGGCATAGATGTTTTCATTGGAACGGTTCGTAACGCTACAAAAGGTAAAACTGTTGTACGGCTTGAATTTGAGGCTTATGAAGTTATGGCGTTGACCGAAATGGAAAAAATCGCCGAACAAGCCTTTGACAAGTGGCCGGTACAAAAAATACTGATCCACCACCGTACCGGTGTTTTACAGGTTGGCGAAGTACCTGTAATTATTGCTGTAGCCGCAGCTCATCGCGGCGCTGCCTTTGATGCCTGCCGGTATATTATAGATACTTTAAAAGAAACTGTTCCAATCTGGAAAAAAGAATTTTTTGAAGATGGAGCTGTTTGGGTAGCCGCGCACCCTTAG
- a CDS encoding MoaD/ThiS family protein has protein sequence MEIKVLAFGIAKEIFNGSVISAQLQNDATVSNLKYDLEQRYPRLKQLATYMIAVNNEYALDGDTIHERDEIAIIPPVSGG, from the coding sequence ATGGAAATAAAAGTTCTTGCATTTGGTATTGCTAAAGAGATCTTCAATGGGTCAGTTATTTCTGCGCAATTGCAGAACGATGCAACTGTATCTAACCTGAAATACGACCTAGAGCAGCGCTATCCGCGTTTAAAACAACTCGCTACTTATATGATAGCGGTCAATAACGAATATGCTTTAGACGGAGACACCATACACGAGCGCGATGAGATAGCCATCATCCCTCCTGTTAGCGGTGGATAA